A genomic window from Acinetobacter lwoffii includes:
- the tfpZ gene encoding TfpX/TfpZ family type IV pilin accessory protein: protein MTKRIQFFIKHLTLSFIIALVVLGVVFYCWYPTPLAKAVGVTYIILMLFAIDIIVGPLLGLLVYKEHKKTLKFDLTVIILIQISALMYGIYSLEQGRPAWIVYNVDRFELVRKNEIINEHIEKAQPQYKQPSLLKPQYVMVEVATDIQKRQADLFTEVLGGVSLSQMPDRYIEFDNKALVQGKNILNIRKLYEYNEALSVRKILDDSPTAVGFVPLKASQIDMTVLLDAQGKPLAIVDLRPWN, encoded by the coding sequence ATGACAAAGCGTATTCAGTTTTTTATCAAGCATCTAACGTTATCCTTTATCATTGCCCTAGTGGTGCTTGGGGTTGTTTTTTACTGTTGGTACCCTACACCACTTGCAAAAGCTGTTGGTGTAACTTATATCATTTTAATGTTATTTGCTATTGATATTATTGTTGGACCTTTATTAGGTTTATTGGTTTATAAAGAACATAAAAAAACCTTAAAATTTGATTTGACTGTCATTATTTTGATCCAGATTTCGGCTTTAATGTATGGTATTTATAGTTTGGAGCAGGGGCGACCAGCTTGGATTGTTTATAATGTAGACCGTTTTGAGCTTGTGCGTAAAAATGAAATCATCAATGAACATATTGAAAAGGCACAGCCACAGTACAAACAGCCCTCATTATTAAAACCTCAATATGTGATGGTCGAGGTGGCTACAGATATTCAAAAGCGTCAAGCCGATTTATTTACGGAAGTGCTTGGAGGAGTGTCATTATCACAAATGCCAGATCGTTATATTGAATTTGATAATAAAGCACTTGTGCAAGGTAAAAATATTTTGAATATTAGAAAACTTTATGAGTACAATGAGGCATTAAGTGTTCGTAAAATTTTAGACGACTCACCTACAGCAGTAGGATTTGTACCACTAAAGGCAAGTCAAATAGATATGACGGTACTGCTTGATGCACAGGGTAAACCACTTGCAATCGTCGACCTTCGCCCGTGGAACTAA
- a CDS encoding PglL family O-oligosaccharyltransferase has protein sequence MKFMLALIAAILISLAWLMPIHYRPWVTYTGELYAFFALFALAAICLKEKLKIPALSLPLLLLACVPLIHFLTGQVFFFSTAMMGFIFVFSFWLASVLGYNFSRGNNSREETFTHLSYVFLVSGTITGLIALCQWINLDSVLVGMVNISGTQRPYANFAQPNNMATFLLMSLMSCLYLYEKKKIQTKWLMTCALSIIMGIALSQSRTSWVAAIAIMIYLAIYQYKGIIRLKWYYSIAWFIFFIACIVAFPLLSQLAAQAMNTDIVQSRDVVSRATGDMSRLAIWQQMLAAIQAQPWFGYGWYQTSVAFVSISDTIQGPVWIRSAHNFILDFLLWNGLIIGLPFLAYFGYLGYQLQRWVNTPESVIGILMIGAFVTHAMFEFPQHYAYFLLPVGFILGTVLAQNPKIKTVVMPSIGMQFTFAVGLLLLIVIYRDYDVAVPKLGQSIRYEKQQEKITNEKPIYLLTEFNHRIGWIRLNPYSKASVEQIQEGEQMVLSYPTKYNLIKYAKLLAFNGYEAEAKHQLQRLKTIQKTEMSYEELTQDMSR, from the coding sequence ATGAAATTTATGCTCGCTCTAATAGCAGCAATCCTCATTTCCCTTGCATGGCTCATGCCCATTCATTATCGGCCTTGGGTGACATATACGGGTGAGCTATATGCCTTTTTTGCACTATTTGCTTTAGCTGCAATTTGCCTCAAAGAAAAACTCAAAATTCCAGCTCTCAGTCTGCCATTATTGCTACTCGCCTGTGTACCACTGATACATTTTCTGACAGGACAGGTATTTTTCTTTAGCACTGCCATGATGGGCTTTATTTTTGTTTTTAGCTTTTGGCTGGCAAGTGTACTTGGCTATAATTTTTCTAGAGGAAACAATAGCCGAGAAGAAACCTTTACCCATTTAAGCTATGTATTCTTGGTGTCAGGCACCATTACAGGCTTAATTGCTCTATGTCAGTGGATAAATCTGGATTCAGTCTTGGTAGGCATGGTGAATATCAGTGGTACTCAACGTCCCTATGCCAATTTTGCCCAGCCAAATAATATGGCGACGTTTTTACTTATGTCGCTGATGAGTTGCCTATATCTTTATGAAAAGAAAAAGATTCAAACAAAGTGGTTAATGACTTGCGCATTATCGATCATTATGGGCATCGCGCTTAGCCAATCCCGTACCTCGTGGGTAGCTGCCATAGCCATCATGATTTATCTTGCCATTTATCAATATAAAGGCATTATTCGCCTGAAATGGTATTACAGCATCGCTTGGTTCATTTTCTTTATTGCATGTATTGTGGCCTTTCCTTTACTCAGTCAGTTGGCTGCACAGGCGATGAATACGGACATCGTACAAAGCAGGGATGTGGTATCTCGTGCTACCGGAGATATGTCACGACTCGCCATCTGGCAGCAGATGCTGGCCGCAATTCAGGCGCAGCCATGGTTTGGCTATGGCTGGTATCAGACCAGTGTGGCTTTTGTCTCGATCAGCGATACCATACAAGGCCCAGTTTGGATTCGAAGTGCGCATAATTTTATTCTGGACTTTTTGCTCTGGAATGGACTGATCATCGGTCTGCCTTTCTTGGCCTACTTTGGTTATTTGGGCTATCAGTTGCAACGCTGGGTCAATACGCCAGAGTCTGTCATTGGAATTTTGATGATTGGAGCATTTGTCACACATGCCATGTTTGAGTTTCCACAGCATTATGCCTATTTCCTGCTGCCAGTCGGTTTTATTCTGGGTACGGTTCTGGCACAAAATCCAAAAATTAAAACAGTGGTTATGCCATCAATCGGCATGCAATTCACTTTTGCTGTTGGGTTACTTCTATTGATTGTGATTTATCGGGATTATGACGTTGCAGTACCAAAACTCGGACAAAGTATTCGTTATGAAAAGCAGCAGGAAAAAATCACCAATGAAAAACCGATCTATCTGCTGACCGAGTTTAATCATCGCATTGGCTGGATTCGTTTAAATCCTTATAGCAAAGCGTCTGTTGAACAGATTCAGGAAGGTGAACAAATGGTCTTGAGCTATCCAACCAAATATAACCTGATCAAATATGCCAAACTCTTAGCTTTTAATGGCTACGAGGCTGAGGCCAAGCATCAGCTGCAACGCTTAAAGACCATTCAGAAAACTGAAATGAGTTATGAGGAATTAACGCAGGATATGTCTCGCTAA
- the bfr gene encoding heteropolymeric bacterioferritin subunit Bfr has protein sequence MKGNRDVINQLNQVLYHHLTAINQYFLHSRMFNDWGIEKLGSAEYKESIVQMKHADKIIERILFLEGLPNLQNLGKLYIGQYTQEVLHCDVRKVKENIEAIQKAVALAETQMDYVTRDLVQEILEKEENYLDWTTTQIDLIESIGIENYIQSQL, from the coding sequence ATGAAAGGCAATCGTGATGTGATTAATCAGCTCAATCAGGTGTTGTATCACCACTTAACTGCCATTAACCAGTATTTCCTGCATTCGCGCATGTTTAATGACTGGGGCATTGAGAAACTGGGCTCGGCAGAATATAAAGAATCCATTGTTCAGATGAAACATGCCGATAAAATTATTGAACGTATTTTATTTTTGGAAGGTCTGCCGAATTTACAAAATCTGGGCAAACTGTATATTGGTCAGTATACTCAAGAAGTGCTGCATTGTGATGTACGCAAAGTCAAAGAGAATATTGAAGCCATCCAGAAAGCAGTGGCATTGGCTGAAACCCAAATGGATTATGTGACGCGTGATCTGGTTCAGGAAATCCTAGAGAAAGAAGAAAACTATCTGGACTGGACCACAACACAAATTGATTTGATCGAAAGCATTGGCATTGAAAACTATATTCAAAGTCAGCTCTAA
- a CDS encoding RNA-guided endonuclease InsQ/TnpB family protein, with amino-acid sequence MKTLKLRIKDKHSKILEQLASEVNFVWNYVNDLSFKHLKRKGEFLSAYDIAEYTKGTSRLCGLHSQTIQAVTEELVIRRKQFKKTKLKWRVSHKKSARRSLGWIPFKKVAIKYADGHIQYGKHQFKIWDSYGLSNYSIKTGSFVEDARGRWYVCLVVNSSKIEKSSATNLIGIDLGLKDIATCSDGTIISNPKFYRQYEQKLGIAQRAKNRKRVRALHAKIANCRKDHLHKASTMLIKKNALIVVGDLSAKKLVKTKMAKSVLDTGFSAFKTMLKYKCENAGVWFEEVSESFTTQMCSCCGEVTASSPKGRTDLRIRVWECENCSSVLDRDLNSAKNILALGHKRLAGGISSI; translated from the coding sequence ATGAAAACACTTAAATTACGCATTAAAGATAAACATTCCAAGATATTAGAGCAATTAGCATCTGAAGTGAATTTCGTCTGGAATTATGTCAATGATTTAAGCTTTAAACACCTTAAAAGAAAAGGTGAATTTCTCAGTGCTTACGATATTGCTGAATATACGAAAGGTACATCTAGGCTTTGTGGGTTACATAGTCAAACCATTCAGGCTGTTACCGAAGAATTAGTCATACGCAGAAAGCAATTCAAGAAGACTAAACTAAAATGGCGGGTCAGTCATAAGAAATCAGCCAGAAGATCACTAGGTTGGATACCCTTTAAGAAAGTAGCAATCAAGTATGCTGATGGCCATATCCAGTATGGCAAGCATCAGTTTAAAATATGGGATAGCTATGGACTGTCAAATTACAGTATCAAGACTGGTTCGTTTGTCGAGGATGCGCGTGGCCGCTGGTATGTCTGCTTAGTTGTGAATAGCTCTAAAATTGAGAAATCGAGTGCGACTAATTTGATTGGGATTGATCTGGGCTTAAAGGATATAGCCACTTGTTCGGATGGTACGATAATTTCAAATCCCAAGTTCTACCGTCAATATGAACAGAAATTAGGGATTGCTCAACGAGCGAAAAATAGAAAACGGGTCCGTGCATTACACGCCAAGATTGCAAACTGTCGTAAAGACCATTTGCACAAAGCAAGTACGATGCTTATAAAGAAAAATGCACTAATTGTTGTAGGCGATCTGAGTGCGAAAAAACTGGTGAAAACCAAGATGGCGAAGTCTGTTCTGGATACCGGATTTTCAGCATTCAAGACCATGCTCAAGTATAAATGCGAGAACGCAGGAGTATGGTTTGAAGAAGTTAGTGAAAGTTTCACAACCCAAATGTGTTCGTGCTGTGGCGAGGTCACTGCAAGCAGTCCGAAAGGTAGAACAGATTTGCGAATAAGAGTATGGGAATGTGAAAACTGTTCAAGTGTTCTGGATCGGGACTTGAATAGTGCTAAGAACATACTTGCGCTTGGGCATAAGCGTCTCGCAGGAGGAATCAGCTCTATTTAA
- a CDS encoding bacterioferritin-associated ferredoxin — MYVCLCRGITDQDIKDAIANGAESYRDVRDMLDLGTCCGRCAPEARMIISDEVSQIAARLAVAA; from the coding sequence ATGTACGTTTGTCTATGCCGCGGCATTACAGATCAAGACATTAAAGATGCTATTGCAAATGGCGCTGAAAGTTATCGTGATGTCCGCGATATGTTGGACTTGGGAACTTGCTGTGGTCGCTGTGCACCAGAAGCCCGCATGATCATCAGTGATGAGGTTTCACAAATTGCAGCACGGCTAGCAGTTGCAGCATAA
- a CDS encoding RidA family protein, with the protein MSRQVIHTENAPAAIGTYSQAILVGDTLYLSGQIGLDPYSMELVEGIEAQIRRVFDNLKAVCEAAGGSLADIAKLNIFLTDLSHFQLVNQIMGEYFAQPYPARAALGVASLPKDALVEMDGIVIINQ; encoded by the coding sequence ATGTCCCGCCAAGTAATCCATACTGAAAATGCCCCTGCTGCGATTGGCACTTATTCGCAAGCCATTTTAGTGGGTGATACCTTATATCTATCAGGTCAAATTGGCCTGGATCCTTATAGTATGGAACTGGTTGAAGGCATTGAAGCTCAAATTCGCCGGGTGTTTGATAACTTAAAAGCAGTCTGTGAAGCCGCTGGTGGCTCTTTGGCAGATATTGCCAAACTGAATATTTTCCTGACCGACTTATCTCACTTTCAACTGGTCAATCAAATTATGGGTGAGTATTTTGCCCAGCCCTATCCAGCACGTGCCGCTTTAGGTGTGGCCAGCCTGCCTAAAGATGCCTTGGTTGAAATGGATGGCATTGTCATAATTAATCAATAA
- a CDS encoding RelA/SpoT family protein translates to MPGPQVSQAKQQLEIIIDAYLSESDVERVLAACDYADMAHDGIVRKSGEPYILHPIAVSCILAHMRLDTETLMAALLHDVIEDTEFNKDDISKIFGFTVAELVDGVTKLSHSSDKEYNKAASFRKILQATLQDPRVIIVKLADRYHNMTTLDALRPDKRARIARETFEIFVPMARIVGMNEMADNLEHLCYQNLDLDMYNNVQAALLETKPKRCEYQAKWEKNLTELLQQNAIQGRIKKKNNNIELLRHFVKNDIDLQELTHSHAFEIILQSIADCDRLAEILTHSFKIQSYEDHIRRPLPGGNQSLMMRLKGEKTTLSLTIQTELMRKAARFGVVLGESAPQACRSAIQASMQNLNVLVDGECAKTTFSELLDYLHQEKIWVYTPHGHLHELPQGATAVDFAYAASLFLGNHAVGAKINNETKPLSTPLVSGQVVEIITDVLATPNPDWLSFINTQKARRAIQNILRDQDPDEQRLVGQQALNRALKLFHRSIRDLTEADWKNLLEWRHVSSKEQLFEQIAVGDLLPQLVANHLFAQDQHQNIASSDRLIQGTEGVDVKYAHCCNPVLGDPIQGHLTRRGLIVHRARCHNLLHEQHQHPENIMLLQWTSDDLEDISFTAYLSIDLDMNDEQISDLIYQCRKAHSGVEMVRTQDDKTYVNIVVHNRKQIAQIIRDLRMYFGFPRIIRLAQPVVFSEASKAS, encoded by the coding sequence ATGCCAGGCCCACAGGTCAGTCAAGCCAAGCAGCAGTTAGAGATCATTATCGATGCGTATTTAAGTGAAAGCGATGTCGAACGTGTGCTTGCGGCCTGTGATTATGCAGATATGGCACATGACGGGATTGTGCGTAAAAGTGGTGAACCTTATATTTTACATCCGATTGCGGTCAGCTGTATCTTGGCACATATGCGTTTGGACACTGAAACCTTAATGGCCGCCCTGCTGCATGATGTGATTGAAGATACCGAATTTAACAAAGATGATATTAGCAAGATTTTTGGTTTTACCGTCGCTGAACTGGTCGATGGTGTCACCAAACTGAGTCATTCGAGCGATAAAGAATATAATAAAGCGGCTTCTTTCCGGAAAATTCTGCAAGCGACTTTACAAGATCCACGTGTCATTATTGTGAAACTGGCCGACCGTTATCACAACATGACCACTTTGGACGCATTGCGCCCCGACAAACGCGCGCGTATTGCCCGCGAAACCTTTGAAATTTTTGTTCCCATGGCCCGTATTGTCGGCATGAATGAAATGGCCGATAATCTGGAACATCTTTGTTATCAGAATCTAGATCTGGACATGTATAACAATGTGCAGGCCGCCCTGTTGGAAACCAAGCCAAAACGCTGTGAATATCAGGCTAAATGGGAAAAAAACCTGACCGAACTGCTGCAACAGAATGCCATTCAGGGCCGAATTAAGAAGAAAAATAACAATATTGAGCTACTGCGCCACTTCGTTAAAAATGACATCGATCTACAAGAATTAACTCACAGCCATGCTTTTGAAATTATTTTACAGAGCATTGCCGATTGTGACCGACTGGCAGAGATTCTGACCCATAGCTTTAAGATTCAAAGCTATGAAGACCATATCCGTCGTCCATTACCGGGTGGCAACCAGTCCCTGATGATGCGACTGAAAGGCGAAAAGACGACCTTGTCGCTCACCATTCAAACAGAACTCATGCGTAAAGCGGCACGCTTTGGTGTCGTACTCGGTGAAAGTGCCCCGCAGGCCTGCCGCTCTGCGATTCAGGCCTCGATGCAGAATCTGAATGTTCTGGTCGATGGTGAATGCGCCAAAACGACTTTTAGTGAATTACTGGATTATTTACATCAGGAAAAAATCTGGGTCTATACCCCGCACGGCCATTTACATGAATTGCCACAAGGCGCCACGGCGGTTGACTTTGCTTATGCCGCGAGTTTATTCCTAGGCAATCATGCGGTGGGTGCAAAAATTAATAATGAAACCAAGCCCCTTTCAACACCTCTAGTCAGTGGTCAGGTGGTAGAAATCATTACTGATGTCTTGGCCACTCCAAATCCGGATTGGCTCAGTTTTATTAATACCCAGAAAGCTCGTCGTGCTATTCAGAATATTCTGCGCGATCAGGATCCAGATGAGCAACGTTTGGTCGGACAACAGGCTCTCAATCGTGCCTTGAAATTGTTCCATCGTTCTATTCGTGATCTGACGGAAGCAGACTGGAAAAACCTCTTAGAATGGCGCCATGTTTCCAGTAAAGAGCAGCTGTTTGAACAGATTGCAGTCGGTGATTTATTACCGCAACTGGTGGCCAACCATTTATTTGCCCAAGATCAGCATCAGAATATTGCCAGCTCAGACCGTCTGATTCAGGGAACGGAAGGTGTCGATGTCAAATATGCACATTGCTGCAATCCTGTGCTGGGTGATCCAATTCAGGGGCATTTGACCCGTCGCGGTCTGATTGTGCATCGTGCGCGCTGCCATAACCTGCTGCATGAACAGCATCAGCATCCAGAAAATATCATGTTGTTGCAGTGGACCTCTGATGATCTGGAAGATATCAGCTTTACTGCCTATCTCAGCATTGACCTGGACATGAATGACGAGCAGATTTCCGACCTGATTTACCAATGTCGTAAAGCGCATTCCGGGGTGGAAATGGTGCGCACTCAGGATGACAAAACTTACGTCAATATCGTGGTGCATAACCGTAAACAGATTGCACAGATTATCCGGGATTTACGCATGTATTTCGGTTTCCCGCGAATTATCCGTCTGGCACAGCCCGTCGTTTTCAGTGAAGCCTCTAAAGCGAGTTAA
- the rpoZ gene encoding DNA-directed RNA polymerase subunit omega, which yields MARVTVEDCLDHVDNRFELVLVASKRARQLARQGIEPTVEWDNDKPTVVALREIASGHVSKDILKQRDQDYQTSSLDLALSANNLNLDGFSFQ from the coding sequence ATGGCACGCGTCACCGTTGAAGATTGTTTAGACCATGTAGACAACCGCTTTGAGCTTGTACTAGTGGCAAGCAAGCGCGCGCGTCAATTGGCACGTCAAGGTATTGAACCAACTGTAGAATGGGACAATGATAAACCGACTGTTGTTGCTTTACGTGAAATCGCTTCAGGTCATGTATCAAAAGACATTTTGAAACAACGTGATCAAGACTATCAAACATCAAGTCTGGATCTTGCACTTTCTGCAAATAATCTAAACTTAGACGGTTTTTCTTTCCAATAA
- the gmk gene encoding guanylate kinase produces the protein MSGLLFVVSAASGTGKTSLVKALLERVNNLHVSVSHTTRGQRPGELDGVHYHFSNKDDFLNLVNEGGFIEYAEVFGNYYGTAQATVKEQLAKGHDVLLEIDWQGAQQVRRLFPESKQIFILPPSQFDLRERLSNRGTDAVDVIEHRLSCAVEDMQQYSNFDYIIINDDFNKALHDLEAVIIANRLVLSQQANRHKKLIQKLITPTEQ, from the coding sequence ATGTCGGGTCTCTTGTTTGTCGTTTCTGCAGCGTCTGGAACAGGCAAAACATCCCTTGTTAAAGCCCTACTTGAGCGTGTCAACAATCTTCACGTTTCTGTGTCACACACCACACGCGGTCAACGACCTGGCGAACTCGATGGCGTACACTATCATTTCTCCAATAAAGACGATTTTTTAAATCTGGTCAATGAAGGTGGTTTTATCGAATACGCCGAAGTATTTGGTAATTACTACGGTACCGCGCAGGCCACAGTCAAAGAACAACTAGCCAAAGGCCATGATGTGCTACTGGAAATTGACTGGCAAGGTGCACAACAGGTTCGTCGACTTTTTCCTGAATCTAAACAAATTTTTATCTTGCCACCAAGCCAGTTCGACTTGCGTGAACGCCTATCTAACCGTGGTACTGATGCTGTGGATGTGATTGAACATCGTCTAAGCTGCGCGGTAGAAGATATGCAACAATATAGCAACTTTGACTATATCATCATTAATGATGACTTTAATAAGGCGCTGCATGACCTGGAAGCGGTGATTATCGCCAATCGTCTGGTGCTGAGTCAGCAAGCCAACCGTCATAAAAAACTGATTCAGAAACTGATTACGCCGACTGAGCAGTGA
- the ispH gene encoding 4-hydroxy-3-methylbut-2-enyl diphosphate reductase: MEIVLANPRGFCAGVDRAIAIVNRALECFNPPIYVRHEVVHNKFVVDDLRQRGAIFVDELDEVPDDNIVIFSAHGVSKAVQLEAERRGLKVFDATCPLVTKVHIEVTKYAREGVEAILIGHEGHPEVEGTMGQYDKKNGGDIYLVEDEEDVAALTVRNPEKVAFVTQTTLSIDDTAKVIDALRQKFPMIQGPRKDDICYATQNRQDAVRDLAERCDVVLVVGSPNSSNSNRLRELAERMGKAAYLVDNADELKQGWFAGKSQIGVTAGASAPEILIKQVIQRLQDWGADVPQELNGREENITFSLPKELRIPVTQA, from the coding sequence ATGGAAATTGTTTTAGCCAACCCACGTGGTTTTTGTGCTGGTGTAGATCGTGCCATTGCGATCGTGAACCGTGCCCTGGAATGCTTTAACCCACCGATTTATGTGCGGCATGAAGTGGTGCACAACAAATTTGTCGTCGATGACCTACGTCAGCGTGGTGCGATTTTTGTCGATGAACTCGACGAAGTTCCTGACGATAATATCGTGATTTTTAGCGCACATGGTGTTTCTAAAGCCGTCCAGCTTGAGGCTGAACGCCGTGGTTTAAAAGTTTTTGACGCGACTTGCCCGTTGGTCACTAAAGTACATATTGAAGTGACCAAATATGCCCGTGAAGGTGTAGAAGCGATCCTGATTGGTCATGAGGGTCACCCTGAAGTCGAAGGTACCATGGGTCAATATGACAAGAAAAATGGCGGTGATATCTATTTAGTAGAAGACGAAGAAGACGTTGCTGCTTTAACTGTGCGAAATCCTGAAAAAGTCGCCTTTGTCACGCAAACGACTTTATCAATTGATGATACGGCAAAAGTGATTGATGCTTTACGTCAAAAATTCCCAATGATCCAAGGCCCGCGTAAAGATGATATTTGCTACGCTACGCAAAACCGTCAGGATGCCGTGCGCGATCTGGCGGAACGTTGTGATGTGGTTCTAGTAGTAGGTTCTCCAAACTCTTCAAATTCAAACCGCCTACGTGAGCTGGCTGAGCGTATGGGTAAAGCGGCTTATCTAGTCGATAATGCCGATGAGCTAAAGCAGGGATGGTTTGCAGGTAAGTCTCAAATTGGTGTAACTGCTGGAGCTTCCGCACCAGAGATTCTAATTAAACAGGTGATTCAGCGTTTACAAGATTGGGGTGCAGACGTGCCTCAAGAACTAAATGGACGTGAAGAAAATATCACTTTTAGCCTGCCTAAAGAGTTACGTATTCCAGTCACTCAAGCTTAA
- a CDS encoding pilus assembly FimT family protein, which translates to MQKNKGFTLIELMVTIAVMAIIAMMAAPSFIQMVRSNQLRSDTRDFVDLLSETRSEAIFKQSDRVVALDSSVATPFKTWVPTHVTKTSGDSSVTFNRLGQTSVSTNGQCFIFEHSSDAALKAYVYVQKGGTVVYNKAATSCPT; encoded by the coding sequence ATGCAAAAAAATAAAGGTTTTACACTCATAGAACTTATGGTGACCATTGCGGTGATGGCAATTATCGCGATGATGGCGGCTCCGTCTTTTATCCAAATGGTTCGGAGTAATCAATTGCGAAGCGATACCCGTGATTTTGTGGATTTATTGAGCGAAACGAGATCAGAAGCGATCTTTAAACAGAGTGATCGGGTCGTAGCGTTAGATAGTAGTGTGGCAACACCTTTTAAAACTTGGGTGCCAACGCATGTCACAAAAACGAGTGGGGATAGCAGTGTGACTTTTAATCGTTTGGGGCAGACCAGTGTTTCCACAAACGGACAGTGCTTTATTTTTGAACACAGTAGTGATGCTGCGTTAAAAGCATATGTGTATGTACAAAAGGGTGGAACGGTTGTTTACAATAAAGCGGCAACAAGTTGTCCGACTTGA
- the pilV gene encoding type IV pilus modification protein PilV, with protein MMKRQTGVGLVEVLVALVLLSIAVLGFVALQIRAITASNEATMNVQATNIARDLAERMRMNRDGLVGYVANTDTTNCATAFCSPEDMAKYDFRLVSSRATGLGMSMNVLNCQGSTLVRKCVYVAWEETTATNGTSSSDCTNGAAYVPNAKCIIMEVYNYGS; from the coding sequence ATGATGAAACGTCAAACGGGAGTTGGGTTGGTGGAGGTGCTTGTGGCTTTAGTACTTCTAAGTATTGCTGTATTGGGGTTTGTGGCATTACAAATTAGAGCCATCACGGCTAGCAACGAAGCGACGATGAATGTTCAGGCGACCAATATTGCCCGAGATTTGGCGGAGCGGATGCGTATGAATCGGGATGGGTTGGTGGGATATGTTGCGAATACCGATACCACGAATTGCGCAACTGCATTTTGCTCCCCTGAAGATATGGCTAAATACGATTTTAGACTAGTAAGCAGCCGTGCAACTGGCTTGGGTATGAGCATGAATGTGCTTAATTGTCAAGGATCTACCTTAGTGCGTAAATGTGTTTATGTGGCGTGGGAAGAAACAACTGCGACCAATGGTACAAGTAGTTCTGATTGCACCAATGGTGCAGCCTATGTGCCAAATGCGAAATGCATCATCATGGAGGTATATAACTATGGCTCATAA
- a CDS encoding PilW family protein, translated as MAHKRYTSGFTLMELMIALALGLLIVAAGLAVFLSSQRSLGLQSGMSELQQNANFGMSLVTHDLRHTNLNTASSHRVNNYNNGSGIIFKKENLPTALQATPNLEAEFVTLQNKDTDNTTGTSDRLTIQYVPASSEIFNCEGVQVTNASSKTIVQRYYVAESPQQVPGEPTSYSLYCDAASYDGAGLVGLNTNAQQIMQRVDAFKVRLGVKNPAGQLRYMTINEYITAMETIRAACATPIVEDTCSKTYLNVVSMEIGILSRSTGTIGADANLNTQTSFNVAGTPVTLSGDVAVNKRYLRQAVNQVVAIRNTLGASS; from the coding sequence ATGGCTCATAAGCGATATACCTCAGGTTTCACCCTCATGGAGTTGATGATTGCTTTAGCATTAGGATTGTTAATTGTTGCCGCAGGTTTGGCTGTGTTTTTGAGTAGTCAGCGTTCTTTGGGTTTACAGTCTGGCATGAGTGAGTTGCAGCAAAATGCTAACTTTGGAATGTCGCTCGTTACACATGATTTGAGACATACCAATTTAAATACTGCCTCTTCACATAGGGTGAATAATTATAACAATGGTTCGGGGATTATTTTTAAAAAAGAAAATCTACCAACTGCATTGCAAGCAACACCTAATTTAGAAGCTGAATTTGTTACTTTGCAAAATAAGGATACTGACAACACTACTGGGACAAGTGATCGGTTAACTATACAATATGTCCCTGCAAGCAGTGAGATTTTTAATTGTGAAGGCGTACAGGTGACGAATGCGTCCTCGAAAACCATTGTGCAACGTTATTATGTGGCAGAAAGTCCACAACAAGTACCGGGTGAGCCGACCTCGTACTCGCTGTATTGTGATGCTGCTTCTTATGATGGTGCAGGGCTAGTCGGTTTAAATACCAATGCACAACAAATTATGCAGCGGGTCGATGCGTTTAAAGTACGCTTAGGGGTAAAAAATCCTGCGGGTCAGTTACGGTATATGACGATTAATGAATATATTACTGCGATGGAGACAATCCGTGCAGCTTGTGCCACCCCAATAGTTGAAGATACCTGTTCAAAAACCTATTTGAATGTTGTTTCTATGGAGATTGGTATTCTGTCTCGGTCTACAGGAACAATTGGGGCAGATGCAAATTTAAATACTCAAACCAGCTTTAATGTTGCTGGAACTCCAGTCACGCTTTCAGGGGATGTAGCAGTAAATAAGCGATATTTGCGTCAGGCGGTAAATCAAGTGGTCGCCATTCGTAATACCTTGGGAGCATCATCATGA